The stretch of DNA aaaatattaagctgaaaGGACaaatacagacaaacaaacagatatTGTGCAATGATACTGACAGATGTTGCGCGGCACCTCAGTTATTTAAAGGAGTATTACTCAACTCAGACaccaaataaaaaacaataaaaataaaataaaagtcgtGTTGACAGTTCTGTAAGATGAACAGACTTAAAGTAATGTTGTCACTCTGTACAAATGACATGCACACTTGATCTTGGCGTTTATGAGAGCTTTTCAGTCGGATCTTTTGATACTTTTCACAAAAATGATTCGAATGGTCCGGTTCACGAAGTGACTCACTGACTCATCGATCCAGTGTTATGGGAAATGGGAAAGTAACAGCAACCTAACTGATTCATGGAATGTGAAATACAAAGGGGCAAAAAGTTTTGAGACactattaacattaattatttattgttttgtttgtttgttttatatttgtgatGAAAATCAACATCGtaatatcaaatgttttttttatacctTTTTTCCAGTTGCACTAATGGCTCTCCAAACCCCCCTGAGTGTCATCCAGACCTGGAGAATGATGCATATACAAAGTGCAGTGaactttttgaagatgctttcAAAGAGTGCCACTGGTTTGTTCCACCACAGATTTATGTCAGCAGCTGTGTTTCTGATTACTGTATTTCCAAGGGTGACAAAGCTCAGCTCTGCACCTCTTTGGAGGACTATGTGTCTGCTTGTGAAATAGCTGAGGTCCTTCTGCCAGACTGGAGGAATCACACCTTGTGTTGTAAgtgattggtaaaaaaaaaaaagatcataaatATTCTAACTTCGAATAATTAATTGAttgttttcttatgttttttcgTATATTAGttgaaaaaaaacaactatataAACTTGTTTCTGTTTCCATACAGTTGCTGATCCACTGCCAACAGATGACCCCAAACCAAGTCCATCTTCAGCAAGTAAGCACTAtttcttctatctatctatccttcttcttttttctatattaatttgaattattttgtcaTCACACAGGTTGCCCATGGAGCTGTAACTTTGAGCAGGATGAATGTGGGTGGGAACAACTTATCCAAGACAGTTTTGATTGGACCAGATGGTCAGGGTCAACGCCAACAAACTTCACTGGGCCAGCCGGTGACCACACCACAGGAAGTAGGTTTTCTGTACAAATTGGTTTATACAAGCTAAAGTACTCTATGGGATTCTGGTGACATtggggaaaacaaaaaaaaacaaaaaaatacctgGCTTGACTGCCCTGTTCACCTCTCTGCCTCTCTGACTGTTTTATATAGGTGGCTATTACATGTATATAGAGGGGGATAGTGTGGTTCATGGCGACTCAGCCCGAATAATGACCCCCGTCTGCCACACAACTGGCAAGCAGTGTTTGAGCTTCTGGTTTCACATGTATGGCTTGGCAAATGCTATGTTACTCAACCTCTACATATTTGAGAACGGTCGTGTCTTCAAAATATGGTCTAGAACTAACAACCAGGGCAACAGTTGGTACCAAGGCCAGGTTGAAATCCAACCACAACAGTCATTCCAGGTATGTTATTCTATGTGCACAACCCAAGAAGTGTGCGTTAATGTCATTGAATTCAGAGGACAAAAGATGACGTGCTCTAGGCAGATATGTTAAATATGATGAGTGATTGTTTGTTGTTTCAGATCATCATTGAAGGCATCAGGGGCTCAAATCCTCGCTCAGATGTGTCCATAGATGATGTGTCCATAATGCATGGTGCATGTGTCCGTAAGTGTTACAGACTGATCTGTAAAAACAGTTTGAAGCTTTTCTGTGACATGactattttcagtgtttttatttttattttttagctttgcTACTTCAGATTCTACTTCAGAAATGTTGTTAACTggatatattttgatatttttatataattttttagtaTATTTCAATTATATGATTAAAACAAGCTCCAATTAattttatctcaaaatatttgTCTGCAGAAGATTTGGACTCGACCACTCTTGCACCCCATCCATCTACTCCAAACTTACATGACCCCCATCCAAGTAAGACTtccaataataatattgtaaaacgTAAAAGTGATGTAAAACACTGTTTGTGACCCAATTTATTTTCGTCTGTTGTTTTATTAAGTAAGATATTCAGAGATTATTCATAGGTAATTGTTCCTGTACATGTTTTTGTAGTTTGAACTGCAGAGAACATGAGTTTGATTCTTATGGAATGCATTAACTGATCACATGTTCAGTATACCTTCAATGCAATTAAACATAAAGTGTCttgtgaatataaatgtaaagtttatGGATTGTGAAAAGGGAGGGttacataaaaacattacaaaattaaaattaacatgGATTTGTGAGATATCAGATATCATGGTTAACTGCTTGGCATGATGATTATATGGTTGCCATGTTTTGTCAGATTGCAGAATGAACTGTGATTTTGAAAGCGACATTTGCAGTTGGACTCAACCAGTGACTGATGTTTTTGATTGGACAAGACACAAAGGCTCCACCCCCACATCAATGACTGGTCCCTCCTCTGACCACACAACAGGAAGTaggttaatttaaaatattattttacatattggtTTTTGGCATACATTTTTTGACCCGTTTTCCTAATCAAATGTCTCCTTTTCCTGGTCAAGGTGGGTTTTACATGTACATTGAGGGTGACAGTGCCGTCCATGGCGACACGGCCCGTCTCCTCAGTGCAGAATGTGCTGATCCTCAACCTCAGTGTCTTCAGTTCTGGTATCACATGTATGGCTCCAGCTGGACCATAGGACTGAGTGTCTACCTGCTGCAATATGGCAATGTGGCTAAAGAGGTGTGGAGAATGAGAGAAGACCAAGGAAACATGTGGCATCTTGCACGGGTGGACCTGAGACCAGATGTTAAGTTCCAGGTCAGTGAATCTTCTTGGAATGCTTTATATGTTAAATGAGATGCAATACACTATAACTAGAAATATCTCAGCACTGACATTTAGGAGACTGTTATTGAGATAAAAATCTGTTATTGTTCTATCAGGTGATCTTTGAGGGGCGTAGAGGAAGCTCAGCCCGGTCAGATGTTGCCATTGATGATGTCTCACTGCACAGAGGAGCCTGTAGCGGTATGTTTCTATTCTGTAGCGGCACTTAGTAAAAACATGAAGATTAAATAAAAACCAACTCACTCAGTAGAACAACGACATCATTTTGCAAAAGGGTTCTTAACTTTGTGTAAATAGTTGTAAATGTCTTTCAGATTTACCAAACCAGGCAGCTCCATCTTCAGTTCCATTGCCACCAGCTGCAATAATGCCACAACTTGCACCCATCCAAACTGCAGAAATACCAAACACCTCAGCTTGTAAGCTCACTATCCACAATTGTAGAGTGATCACATTTTGTAATGATTGATGATGCCAAAAATTAACACTCCTTGAAATCTCTGAATCTTCCTTCATATGTAATTCAGTTATAAATGAATGAACTTTGCTTCTTTCCTCCAGCTTGTAGCATCGACTGTGATTTTGAAAAAGACATTTGTGCTTGGACTCAGTTGGCGACTGACGTTTTTGATTGGACAAGAAATGGAGGCTCCACCCCCACATCAATGACTGGTCCCTCCTCTGACCACACAACAGGAAGTAGGTCTTGATTTCTAGATCTTCGGGTCATTCTACCATTTTAACATCAAAATCATAACATGAATTATTTTGcatcaataaattaataattgttttaacaACTTCTGTTCCAGGTGGGTTTTACATGTACATTGAGGGTGACAGTGCTGTCCATGGCGACACGGCCCGTCTTCTCAGTGCAGAATGTGCTGATCCTCAACCTCAGTGTCTTCAGTTCTGGTATCACATGTATGGCTCCAGCTGGACCATGGGACTGAGCATCTACCTTCTGCAATATGGCAATGTGGCTAAAGAGGTGTGGAGAATGAGAGAAGACCAAGGAAACATGTGGCATCTTGCACGGGTGGACCTGAGACCAGATGTTAAGTTCCAGGTCAGTATATTTTAGAATGCTTTAAATTTTAAACACTAATCTATAACTTAGAATGTTTGAGCAGAGACATTTAAGAGGGAAAGGTAAATCTGTTATTGTTCTATCAGGTGATCTTTGAGGGGCGTAGAGGAAGCTCAGCCCGGTCAGATGTTGCCATTGATGACGTCTCACTGCACAGAGGAGCCTGTAGCGGTATGTTTCTACACTGCAGCAGAACTTAGTAAAAACATTCAGCTTTAAAATCAAGTCAACTTACTCAGCAAAATGACTACTATGTTTTGCTAAAAGTTTAACTTAATGGTTAAACAGTTGTAAATATCTTTCAGATTTACCAAACCAGGCAGCTCCATCTTCAGTTCCATTGCCACCAGCTGCAATAATGCCACAACCTGCACCCATCCAAACTGCAGAAATACCAAACACCTCAGCTTGTAAGCTCACTATCAAAACAACACAACGAGATGACATTCTGTAATGATTGATGATGCCATAAAATAACACTCACAATTAAATCTTCCTTTGTTTTCAGAAAGACACATGACAGCTCTTTGTCAAGTACCTGCTTATgtatttcaaatgtaaattaattaaatttacttatttttttctagCTTGTGGCATCAGCTGTGATTTTGAAAAAGACATTTGCACTTGGACTCAGTTGGCGACTGACGTTTTTGATTGGACAAGAAATGGAGGCTCCACCCCCACATCAATGACTGGTCCCTCCTCTGACCACACAACAGGAAGTAGGTCCTATCTTCTAGAGCTACAGCATAAAAATTAAAGCAATTTTTTTACATCACCAAATTAATAGTACTGTTGCACAAATTATATGACAATTTctttgttcaatatttttttttttccttttccaggTGGGTTTTACATGTACATTGAGGGTGACAGTGCTGTCCATGGCGACACGGCCCGTCTCCTCAGTGCAGAATGTGCTGATCCTCAACCTCAGTGTCTTCAGTTCTGGTATCACATGTATGGCTCCAGCTGGACCATGGGACTGAGTGTCTACCTGCTGCAATATGGCAATGTGGCTAAAGAGGTGTGGAGAATGAGAGAAGACCAAGGAAACATGTGGCATCTTGCACGGGTGGACCTGAGACCAGATGTTAAGTTCCAGGTCAGTGAATCTTCTTGGCATACTTTATATGTTAAATGAGATGCAATACACTATAACTAGAAATATCTCAGCACTGACATTTAGGAGACTGTTATTGAGATAAAAATCTGTCATTGTTCTATCAGGTGATCTTTGAGGGGCGTAGAGGAAGCTCAGCCCGGTCAGATGTTGCCATTGATGATGTCTCACTGCACAGAGGAGCCTGTAGCGGTATGTTTCTACTCTGCAGCGGCACTTAGTAAAAAcattaagattaaataaaaaccaACTCACTCAGTAGAACAACGACATCATTTTGCAAAAGGGTTCTTAACTTTGTGTAAATAGTTGTAAATGTCTTTCAGATTTACCAAACCAGGCAGCTCCATCTTCAGTTCCATTGCCACCAGCTGCAATAATGCCACAACTTGCACCCATCCAAACTGCAGAAATACCAAACACCTCAGCTTGTAAGCTCACTATCCACAATTGTAGAGTGATCACATTTTGTAATGATTGATGATGCCAAAAATTAACACTCCTGTTGAAATCTCTGAATCTTCCTTCATATGTAATTCAGTTATAAATGAATGAACTTTGCTTCTTTCCTCCAGCTTGTAGCATCGACTGTGATTTTGAAAAAGACATTTGCACTTGGACTCAGTTGGCGACTGACGTTTTTGATTGGACAAGAAATGGAGGCTCCACCCCCACATCAATGACTGGTCCCTCCTCTGACCACACAACAGGAAGTAGGTTTTGATTTCTAGATCTTCAGGTCATTCTACCATTTTAACATCAAAATCATTACATGAATTCTTTTGcatcaataaattaataattgttttaacaACTTCTGTTCCAGGTGGGTTTTACATGTACATTGAGGGTGACAGTGCTGTCCATGGCGACACGGCCCGTCTCCTCAGTGCAGAATGTGCTGATCCTCAACCTCAGTGTCTTCAGTTCTGGTATCACATGTATGGCTCCAGCTGGACCATGGGACTGAGTGTCTACCTGCTGCAATATGGAAATGTGGCTAAAGAGGTGTGGAGAATGAGAGAAGACCAAGGAAACATGTGGCATCTTGCACGGGTGGACCTGAGACCAGATGTTAAGTTCCAGGTCAGTGAATCTTCTTGGAATACTttgtgttaaattaaataaactacagTATGACTAGAACTATTTGGACAGGGACAATAAGGAGACATAGAAAATCTGTTTTTGTTCTATCAGGTGATCTTTGAGGGGCGTAGAGGAAGCTCAGCCCGGTCAGATGTTGCCATTGATGACGTCTCACTGCACAGAGGAGCCTGTAGCGGTATGTTTCTACACTGCAGCGGCACTTAGTAAAAAcattaagattaaataaaaaccaACTCACTCAGTAGAACAACGGCATCATTTTGCAAAAGGGTTCTTAACTTTGTGTAAATAGTTGTAAATATCTTTCAGATTTACCAAACCAGGCAGCTCCATCTTCAGTTCCATTGCCACCAGCTGCAATAATGCCACAACTTGCACCCATCCAAACTGCAGAAATACCAAACACCTCAGCTTGTAAGCTCACTATCCACAATTGTAGAGTGATCACATTTTGTAATTATTGATGATGCCAAAAATTAACACTCATGTTGAAATCTCTGAATCTTCCTTCATATGTAATTCAGTTATAAATGAATGAACTTTGCTTCTTTCCTCCAGCTTGTAGCATCGACTGTGATTTTGAAAAAGACATTTGCACTTGGACTCAGTTGGCGACTGACGTTTTTGATTGGACAAGAAATGGAGGCTCCACCCCCACATCAATGACTGGTCCCTCCTCTGACCACACAACAGGAAGTAGGTCTTGATTTCTAGATCTTCAGGTCATTCTACCATTTTAACATCAAAATCATTACATGAATTCTTTTGcatcaataaattaataattgttttaacaACTTCTGTTCCAGGTGGGTTTTACATGTACATTGAGGGTGACAGTGCTGTCCATGGCGACACGGCCCGTCTCCTCAGTGCAGAATGTGCTGATCCTCAACCTCAGTGTCTTCAGTTCTGGTATCACATGTATGGCTCCAGCTGGACCATGGGACTGAGCATCTACCTTCTGCAATATGGCAATGTGGCTAAAGAGGTGTGGAGAATGAGAGAAGACCAAGGAAACATGTGGCATCTTGCACGGGTGGACCTGAGACCAGATGTCAAGTTCCAGGTCAGTATATTTTAGAATGGTTTAAATTTTAAACACTAATCTATAACTTAGAATGCTTGAGCAGAGACATTTAAGAGGGAAAGGTAAATCTGTTATTGTTCTATCAGGTGATCTTTGAGGGGCGTAGAGGAAGCTCAGCCCGGTCAGATGTTGCCATTGATGACGTCTCACTGCACAGAGGAGCCTGTAGCGGTATGTTTCTACACTGCAGCAGAACTTAGTAAAAACATTCAGCTTTAAAATCTAGTCAACTTACTCAGCAAAATGACTACTATGTTTTGCTAAAAGTTTAACTTAATGTTTAAACAGTAGTAAATATCTTTCAGATTTACCAAACCAGGCAGCTCCATCTTCAGTTCCATTGCCACCAGCTGCAATAATGCCACAACCTGCACCCATCCAAACTGCAGAAATACCAAACACCTCAGCTTGTAAGCTCACTATCCACAATTGTAGAGTGATCACATTTTGTAATGATTGATGATGCCAAAAATTAACACTCCTGTTGAAATCTCTGAATCTTCCTTCATATGTAATTCAGTTATAAATGAATGAACTTTGCTTCTTTCCTCCAGCTTGTAGCATCGACTGTGATTTTGAAAAAGACATTTGCACTTGGACTCAGTTGGCGACTGACGTTTTTGATTGGACAAGAAATGGAGGCTCCACCCCCACATCAATGACTGGTCCCTCCTCTGACCACACAACAGGAAGTAGGTCTTGATTTCTAGATCTTCGGGTCATTCTACCATTTTAACATCAAAATCATTACATGAATTCTTTTGcatcaataaattaataattgttttaacaACTTCTGTTCCAGGTGGGTTTTACATGTACATTGAGGGTGACAGTGCTGTCCATGGCGACACGGCCCGTCTCCTCAGTGCAGAATGTGCTGATCCTCAACCTCAGTGTCTTCAGTTCTGGTATCACATGTATGGCTCCAGCTGGACCATGGGACTGAGCATCTACCTTCTGCAATATGGAAATGTGGCTAAAGAGGTGTGGAGAATGAGAGAAGACCAAGGAAACATGTGGCATCTTGCACGGGTGGACCTGAGACCAGATGTCAAGTTCCAGGTCAGTATATTTTAGAATGGTTTAAATTTTAAACACTAATCTATAACTTAGAATGTTTGAGCAGAGACATTTAAGAGGGAAAGGTAAATCTGTTATTTATCTATCAGGTGATCTTTGAGGGGCGTAGAGGAAGCTCAGCCCGGTCAGATGTTGCCATTGATGACGTCTCACTGCACAGAGGAGCCTGTAGCGGTATGTTTCTACACTGCAGCAGAACTTAGTAAAAACATTCAGCTTTAAAATCTAGTCAACTTACTCAGCAAAATGACTACTATGTTTTGCTAAAAGTTTAACTTAATGTTTAAACAGTAGTAAATATCTTTCAGATTTACCAAACCAGGCAGCTCCATCTTCAGTTCCATTGCCACCAGCTGCAATAATGCCACAACCTGCACCCATCCAAACTGCAGAAATACCAAACACCTCAGCTTGTAAGCTCACTATCCACAATTGCAGTGTGATCACATTTTGTAATTATTGATGATGCCAAAAATTAACACTCATGTTGAAATCTCTGAATCTTCCTTCATATGTAATTCAGTTATAAATGAATGAACTTTGCTTCTTTCCTCCAGCTTGTAGCATCGACTGTGATTTTGAAAAAGACATTTGCACTTGGACTCAGTTGGCGACTGACGTTTTTGATTGGACAAGAAATGGAGGCTCCACCCCCACATCAATGACTGGTCCCTCCTCTGACCACACAACAGGAAGTAGGTCCTATCTTCTAGAGCTACAGCATGAAAATTAAAGCAATTTTTTAACATCACCAAATTAATAGTATTTTTGCACAAATTATATGACAATTTCTTTGttcaataatttttatttttccttttccaGGTGGGTTTTACATGTACATTGAGGGTGACAGTGCTGTCCATGGCGACACGGCCCGTCTCCTCAGTGCAGAATGTGCTGATCCTCAACCTCAGTGTCTTCAGTTCTGGTATCACATGTATGGCTCCAGCTGGACCATGGGACTG from Carassius gibelio isolate Cgi1373 ecotype wild population from Czech Republic chromosome B2, carGib1.2-hapl.c, whole genome shotgun sequence encodes:
- the LOC127951165 gene encoding MAM and LDL-receptor class A domain-containing protein 1 isoform X9; its protein translation is MSGDAYLRLLSIVAYLCVLNTEAHSGGFPLTLPDWTSNADYFAKCDFGSDLPASCDWTSEGPISAQKATDETSLHSESPSGVFRLKSGFLKISEDSCLEFWYHKLKKSSELKVLLEADFLQTVIWTSETSSTGDWRQVFVPLTKQSDKDNIQVIFERLKGLQDDEQTAFDKIGIRKGQCGPQCRRGGTFWTDKSTRCSCTDEQLICSHDPRSKDTFGTCHVASDPHYTTFDGVSFQFKSPCTYVLSKVCDDSGLLPEFAVEVQNENKGDSHVSSIQQVNINVHGLRVTMVRTERSKVMVNGIWKNLPLLLQKNKVTVNAQGDALVLQTDFKLSVLYLRSGAVQVIVPSHYSNRICGMCGNFNHETEDDFKIPDGSLVQDTHVLGQSVCGEPTLLRVCTDAEEQKYASEVYCGILTSRQGLFSTCSSVLNADSFFRSCMYDMCTTHGDPTALCDAIEAFSATCDKVGISVLAWRNTTFCPVACGPQSHYNACASGCPKTCSSQDATGSCGICEERCECDDGLMLSGGACVSADDCGCWANGQHYLVRETFMEGECEQQCQCLGNGNIQCSPTSCKTDEVCMVKDGVLGCFPSSPVTCSVYGDPHYITFDGKAYSFWGTCNYTIAKTCGATDTLFTITARNEGQNNSATSSLNSVALDMDGLHIVIGKNKQVSVNGGRVRLPADFGSSVSVFQSGPYAQVNTNFGLRLLFGNARLFVQVDERYRGVLCGLCGTYSGSQFDDFLTPDGNTVANPHEFASSWNTNDSDWTCTNGSPNPPECHPDLENDAYTKCSELFEDAFKECHWFVPPQIYVSSCVSDYCISKGDKAQLCTSLEDYVSACEIAEVLLPDWRNHTLCFADPLPTDDPKPSPSSASCPWSCNFEQDECGWEQLIQDSFDWTRWSGSTPTNFTGPAGDHTTGSGYYMYIEGDSVVHGDSARIMTPVCHTTGKQCLSFWFHMYGLANAMLLNLYIFENGRVFKIWSRTNNQGNSWYQGQVEIQPQQSFQIIIEGIRGSNPRSDVSIDDVSIMHGACVQDLDSTTLAPHPSTPNLHDPHPNCRMNCDFESDICSWTQPVTDVFDWTRHKGSTPTSMTGPSSDHTTGSGFYMYIEGDSAVHGDTARLLSAECADPQPQCLQFWYHMYGSSWTIGLSVYLLQYGNVAKEVWRMREDQGNMWHLARVDLRPDVKFQVIFEGRRGSSARSDVAIDDVSLHRGACSDLPNQAAPSSVPLPPAAIMPQLAPIQTAEIPNTSASCSIDCDFEKDICAWTQLATDVFDWTRNGGSTPTSMTGPSSDHTTGSGFYMYIEGDSAVHGDTARLLSAECADPQPQCLQFWYHMYGSSWTMGLSIYLLQYGNVAKEVWRMREDQGNMWHLARVDLRPDVKFQVIFEGRRGSSARSDVAIDDVSLHRGACSDLPNQAAPSSVPLPPAAIMPQPAPIQTAEIPNTSASCGISCDFEKDICTWTQLATDVFDWTRNGGSTPTSMTGPSSDHTTGSGFYMYIEGDSAVHGDTARLLSAECADPQPQCLQFWYHMYGSSWTMGLSVYLLQYGNVAKEVWRMREDQGNMWHLARVDLRPDVKFQVIFEGRRGSSARSDVAIDDVSLHRGACSDLPNQAAPSSVPLPPAAIMPQPAPIQTAEIPNTSASCSIDCDFEKDICTWTQLATDVFDWTRNGGSTPTSMTGPSSDHTTGSGFYMYIEGDSAVHGDTARLLSAECADPQPQCLQFWYHMYGSSWTMGLSIYLLQYGNVAKEVWRMREDQGNMWHLARVDLRPDVKFQVIFEGRRGSSARSDVAIDDVSLHRGACSDLPNQAAPSSVPLPPAAIMPQPAPIQTAEIPNTSASCSIDCDFEKDICTWTQLATDVFDWTRNGGSTPTSMTGPSSDHTTGSGFYMYIEGDSAVHGDTARLLSAECADPQPQCLQFWYHMYGSSWTMGLSIYLLQYGNVAKEVWRMREDQGNMWHLARVDLRPDVKFQVIFEGRRGSSARSDVAIDDVSLHRGACSEITLLETHGNYDSISENIMDEEVAKKESWKATYDKITARRRRSLLFRERSRA
- the LOC127951165 gene encoding MAM and LDL-receptor class A domain-containing protein 1 isoform X7, with protein sequence MSGDAYLRLLSIVAYLCVLNTEAHSGGFPLTLPDWTSNADYFAKCDFGSDLPASCDWTSEGPISAQKATDETSLHSESPSGVFRLKSGFLKISEDSCLEFWYHKLKKSSELKVLLEADFLQTVIWTSETSSTGDWRQVFVPLTKQSDKDNIQVIFERLKGLQDDEQTAFDKIGIRKGQCGPQCRRGGTFWTDKSTRCSCTDEQLICSHDPRSKDTFGTCHVASDPHYTTFDGVSFQFKSPCTYVLSKVCDDSGLLPEFAVEVQNENKGDSHVSSIQQVNINVHGLRVTMVRTERSKVMVNGIWKNLPLLLQKNKVTVNAQGDALVLQTDFKLSVLYLRSGAVQVIVPSHYSNRICGMCGNFNHETEDDFKIPDGSLVQDTHVLGQSVCGEPTLLRVCTDAEEQKYASEVYCGILTSRQGLFSTCSSVLNADSFFRSCMYDMCTTHGDPTALCDAIEAFSATCDKVGISVLAWRNTTFCPVACGPQSHYNACASGCPKTCSSQDATGSCGICEERCECDDGLMLSGGACVSADDCGCWANGQHYLVRETFMEGECEQQCQCLGNGNIQCSPTSCKTDEVCMVKDGVLGCFPSSPVTCSVYGDPHYITFDGKAYSFWGTCNYTIAKTCGATDTLFTITARNEGQNNSATSSLNSVALDMDGLHIVIGKNKQVSVNGGRVRLPADFGSSVSVFQSGPYAQVNTNFGLRLLFGNARLFVQVDERYRGVLCGLCGTYSGSQFDDFLTPDGNTVANPHEFASSWNTNDSDWTCTNGSPNPPECHPDLENDAYTKCSELFEDAFKECHWFVPPQIYVSSCVSDYCISKGDKAQLCTSLEDYVSACEIAEVLLPDWRNHTLCFADPLPTDDPKPSPSSASCPWSCNFEQDECGWEQLIQDSFDWTRWSGSTPTNFTGPAGDHTTGSGYYMYIEGDSVVHGDSARIMTPVCHTTGKQCLSFWFHMYGLANAMLLNLYIFENGRVFKIWSRTNNQGNSWYQGQVEIQPQQSFQIIIEGIRGSNPRSDVSIDDVSIMHGACVQDLDSTTLAPHPSTPNLHDPHPNCRMNCDFESDICSWTQPVTDVFDWTRHKGSTPTSMTGPSSDHTTGSGFYMYIEGDSAVHGDTARLLSAECADPQPQCLQFWYHMYGSSWTIGLSVYLLQYGNVAKEVWRMREDQGNMWHLARVDLRPDVKFQVIFEGRRGSSARSDVAIDDVSLHRGACSDLPNQAAPSSVPLPPAAIMPQLAPIQTAEIPNTSASCSIDCDFEKDICAWTQLATDVFDWTRNGGSTPTSMTGPSSDHTTGSGFYMYIEGDSAVHGDTARLLSAECADPQPQCLQFWYHMYGSSWTMGLSIYLLQYGNVAKEVWRMREDQGNMWHLARVDLRPDVKFQVIFEGRRGSSARSDVAIDDVSLHRGACSDLPNQAAPSSVPLPPAAIMPQPAPIQTAEIPNTSASCGISCDFEKDICTWTQLATDVFDWTRNGGSTPTSMTGPSSDHTTGSGFYMYIEGDSAVHGDTARLLSAECADPQPQCLQFWYHMYGSSWTMGLSVYLLQYGNVAKEVWRMREDQGNMWHLARVDLRPDVKFQVIFEGRRGSSARSDVAIDDVSLHRGACSDLPNQAAPSSVPLPPAAIMPQPAPIQTAEIPNTSASCSIDCDFEKDICTWTQLATDVFDWTRNGGSTPTSMTGPSSDHTTGSGFYMYIEGDSAVHGDTARLLSAECADPQPQCLQFWYHMYGSSWTMGLSIYLLQYGNVAKEVWRMREDQGNMWHLARVDLRPDVKFQVIFEGRRGSSARSDVAIDDVSLHRGACSDLPNQAAPSSVPLPPAAIMPQPAPIQTAEIPNTSASCSIDCDFEKDICTWTQLATDVFDWTRNGGSTPTSMTGPSSDHTTGSGFYMYIEGDSAVHGDTARLLSAECADPQPQCLQFWYHMYGSSWTMGLSIYLLQYGNVAKEVWRMREDQGNMWHLARVDLRPDVKFQVIFEGRRGSSARSDVAIDDVSLHRGACSEITLLETHGNYDSISENIMDEEVAKKESWKATYDKITARRRRSLLFRERSRA
- the LOC127951165 gene encoding uncharacterized protein LOC127951165 isoform X39, giving the protein MSGDAYLRLLSIVAYLCVLNTEAHSGGFPLTLPDWTSNADYFAKCDFGSDLPASCDWTSEGPISAQKATDETSLHSESPSGVFRLKSGFLKISEDSCLEFWYHKLKKSSELKVLLEADFLQTVIWTSETSSTGDWRQVFVPLTKQSDKDNIQVIFERLKGLQDDEQTAFDKIGIRKGQCGPQCRRGGTFWTDKSTRCSCTDEQLICSHDPRSKDTFGTCHVASDPHYTTFDGVSFQFKSPCTYVLSKVCDDSGLLPEFAVEVQNENKGDSHVSSIQQVNINVHGLRVTMVRTERSKVMVNGIWKNLPLLLQKNKVTVNAQGDALVLQTDFKLSVLYLRSGAVQVIVPSHYSNRICGMCGNFNHETEDDFKIPDGSLVQDTHVLGQSVCGEPTLLRVCTDAEEQKYASEVYCGILTSRQGLFSTCSSVLNADSFFRSCMYDMCTTHGDPTALCDAIEAFSATCDKVGISVLAWRNTTFCPVACGPQSHYNACASGCPKTCSSQDATGSCGICEERCECDDGLMLSGGACVSADDCGCWANGQHYLVRETFMEGECEQQCQCLGNGNIQCSPTSCKTDEVCMVKDGVLGCFPSSPVTCSVYGDPHYITFDGKAYSFWGTCNYTIAKTCGATDTLFTITARNEGQNNSATSSLNSVALDMDGLHIVIGKNKQVSVNGGRVRLPADFGSSVSVFQSGPYAQVNTNFGLRLLFGNARLFVQVDERYRGVLCGLCGTYSGSQFDDFLTPDGNTVANPHEFASSWNTNDSDWTCTNGSPNPPECHPDLENDAYTKCSELFEDAFKECHWFVPPQIYVSSCVSDYCISKGDKAQLCTSLEDYVSACEIAEVLLPDWRNHTLCFADPLPTDDPKPSPSSASCPWSCNFEQDECGWEQLIQDSFDWTRWSGSTPTNFTGPAGDHTTGSGYYMYIEGDSVVHGDSARIMTPVCHTTGKQCLSFWFHMYGLANAMLLNLYIFENGRVFKIWSRTNNQGNSWYQGQVEIQPQQSFQIIIEGIRGSNPRSDVSIDDVSIMHGACVQDLDSTTLAPHPSTPNLHDPHPNCRMNCDFESDICSWTQPVTDVFDWTRHKGSTPTSMTGPSSDHTTGSGFYMYIEGDSAVHGDTARLLSAECADPQPQCLQFWYHMYGSSWTIGLSVYLLQYGNVAKEVWRMREDQGNMWHLARVDLRPDVKFQVIFEGRRGSSARSDVAIDDVSLHRGACSDLPNQAAPSSVPLPPAAIMPQLAPIQTAEIPNTSASCSIDCDFEKDICAWTQLATDVFDWTRNGGSTPTSMTGPSSDHTTGSGFYMYIEGDSAVHGDTARLLSAECADPQPQCLQFWYHMYGSSWTMGLSIYLLQYGNVAKEVWRMREDQGNMWHLARVDLRPDVKFQVIFEGRRGSSARSDVAIDDVSLHRGACSDLPNQAAPSSVPLPPAAIMPQPAPIQTAEIPNTSASCGISCDFEKDICTWTQLATDVFDWTRNGGSTPTSMTGPSSDHTTGSGFYMYIEGDSAVHGDTARLLSAECADPQPQCLQFWYHMYGSSWTMGLSIYLLQYGNVAKEVWRMREDQGNMWHLARVDLRPDVKFQVIFEGRRGSSARSDVAIDDVSLHRGACSDLPNQAAPSSVPLPPAAIMPQPAPIQTAEIPNTSASCSIDCDFEKDICTWTQLATDVFDWTRNGGSTPTSMTGPSSDHTTGSGFYMYIEGDSAVHGDTARLLSAECADPQPQCLQFWYHMYGSSWTMGLSIYLLQYGNVAKEVWRMREDQGNMWHLARVDLRPDVKFQVIFEGRRGSSARSDVAIDDVSLHRGACSEITLLETHGNYDSISENIMDEEVAKKESWKATYDKITARRRRSLLFRERSRA